GCCTGACTATCCAGTGGGTGGTTTGGCTGTGGGGGCAATGTGTGGTAGCAGCACCCCCCGGCACCACATCATCCGCCCATCCCCAGCGGACTGCGAGAGCTGGCAGAAGCATCGCGCAGGACTGGGTGGAGGGTCAAAGCTGTATCCTGAATCACACTCCCTCCTGGAGCCCGAAAGCCTCTCAACCAGCTATGACACCCTCCACCTCTCACACGTGTCTGGCCACGCTCCTCCTTTACACCCAAACCGCCTCGGTCTCACCCTTGATGTGGTTTCCACTTTTGATGTTGGAGTCGGGATGCTTGGGGTGGATGGAGATATGGCAGTCAGTCCTAATGTGATCAAGAGACGTCGGGGTGGACTGATTGAGCAGAGAGACATTGTTAAAGCCCACCAAGCTCATAAGATTCAGAGCACACCTCAGGCGCGACGCAAGGAGTGGGAGTAAGTATAAGGCTGATGATACACACTCTTAGATCCCTTTATCTTACCTGCTAAATTACCATGAAGTTGAACttaaaatccaaattttaaGGTTTATTTTCTCCCAATACTGTTCTTCAGCAATCCAGTGCTCTAAAATCCAGAACTCACATCTGCCTGCAGTTCCTATAAAAGACCACaaccctttttaaaaacaccattAAAAATAGCTACACACATGTTTTGATATGTTATAGTACCATTACTATGTTGTGGTGTTCCAGCTGGTTTACTTACCTTTGTTGGGACAAAATCCAATCTCCAGACGATTAGTGGCTAGGTTTCAAAAGTCAGAGAAGCTATAAAGCAGAAACAGATTTAGTGTACTGTAAACTGCagtttctcttctttgttttgtaGACTTGCCTCTGTGGCACACCAGGTGTCTATTTATCATTCTGTAAACAGACATGTCAGTCCTCCGGGGACcaaattttattttgacagagCGGACAAATCTGCTGCAATACTAGTAAAACCAATTCAGTGTTCAGCTTTGTCGGGGCcgctatttatttttgtttgtcattAGAAACAGTATTCAGCTCAGGTCAGGAGTGTGAAACCACATCTCCtatttaaatgtataaaacaaatatacagtaAATGTTACAGAGCCAGTAGCCTGAGGATTACAGCTCACATCAGTCTCAGCAAAAGTATATTCACAACTAGTGACTCTGTCATGTTTTTCTCTAAAGGgaagaacttttttttcccattcaTAGCATCAAACACACACTTGCAAATCAGTCAagaaatattttagaaaaaaaatactgttgcACTTATACGagcttttcatgtttttatacaGACAACAGTCACTTAGCTTAATATTAGGACTGGAAACCAATCTGCATAAAGCAACGAAATTCACTTAGTGCCACATTTACAGCTCGATTGTTCTCCATTGTGGTCACAGACATGGACAGCTGGAGATGGTCGAGTTCCTGTTGTACTTCTTTGAAGTCTGGGGCGGATCCACAGTCCGTGTAACGTAAATTCTCTTgtggttaaagaaaaaaaaaaaccctaaacaggCAGACATGCTGCATCCGCACAGATTGTCGAGCTGTCTGATGGTGAAATTGACATCACTTGGACCACTCAGCAGTTAACATTTTGCTAATCTAGTTAGCTTAGCAATTAGCTAAGCTAACTAGCTAATGGCAATGACTTCGTATAGAGCATAGCatagcatctttatttataacgcACTTTACATCTAACaatgttgaccaaagtgctacaaatataaaacagagaggaaacagtttaaattgcatataaaatatcttaaaattcaaaataatataattaataaGAAACATATTAAGAGACATCAACAAGTCCTGCTGTGCTAAAAGCCAaggtaaataaatatgttttaagacgtgatttaaaaacagataagGAAGGTGCCTGTCTAACATGTAAAGGCAACTCATTCCACAATTTTGGTGCTGCCACAGCAAACGCCCGATCCCCTCTGAGCTTACGATTAGTCCTGGGCACGCTCAGGAGGAGCTGAGGGACCATGAAGGTATGGGGCAGCATtggacaaacatttaaaaacaaataaaagcagcttAAAATGGATCCTAAAATGCACGGGCAGCCAATGAAGTGAATATAAAACTGGGGTGATATGTTCGTATCTATGAGTGCCAGTTAAAAGGCGtgcagcagcattctggactaactgcagTCGAAAAATAGAAGACCGACTCACCCCAAAATAaagagaattacagtaatccagccgAACGGTTACAAAAGCGTGGATTACTGTTTCAAATTGCTGTCTCGTAAGAAAGTGCTTAATTTTGGCCAGCTGCCTCAGATGAAAGAAACTAGACCTTACAACCAACCCGATCTGGCTTTCAAGCTTAAGCTCAGGATCCATTTTAAAACCCAGATTAACAATCTCTGGTTTATAGAATGATTTCAGGGATTGCAAATCAACACACGGAACAGCAGTGGAGGCAGGTCTGAACACCATTACTTCAGTCTTAGAatcattaaaacaaagaaagtttAGCGCCAACCACGACTTGACGTCCTCCAGACATGTTTGTAAACGATTGACAGACGACCCATCTTTCTTTTTAAGAGGAACATAAATCTGGCAGTCATCTGCATAACAGTGAAAAGAGAGTCTGTGTTTTCTAAAAATTGAGCCCAATGGaagtaaataaagtgaaaacagGATAGGGCCCAGAATGGAACCCTGTGGTACTCCGTGAGACAACGGAGCTCGGGAGGACTCACAGTTTCCTAAGCAAACTGAAAAGGTTCGGTTTGTTAAGTAAGACCTGAACCATTTCAGAGCCACACCTGTTATACCGACACACTGCTCCAAACGTGAGATTAAAATTTCATGGTCTACAGTGTCAAATGCAGCAGTTAAATCGAGTAAAATAAGAATGACACTTTCACCAGAATCAcatgataaaaatatatcattaaaaattcttaaaagtgctgattcagtgctatgcattgctttaaaaccagattgaaaaATCTCCTGAACGTTTTGTGCATTCAAGTATGAGATCAATTGGTCATATACAATTTTTTCCAAGACTTTAGATAAAAAGGGCAGCTTAGATATTGGTCTAAAGTTCTCAACAGCGTTTGTATCTAGCCCAGGTTTCTTAAGAAGTGGTTGCACTATTGCATCTTTGAAATTCTTTGGAACCACACCTGAAGTAAGGCTGCTATTTAAAATGGTTAAAATGGTTGGACCTATGGTAGAAAAAACTTCTTTCAGAAAAAGGGGAGGGATAGGATCATAAGGTGAGCCTACAGGCTTTAAATGATCCACCACCTCCTGTAGCTGAGCAAGAGTAACCGACTCAAACTGCTGAAAGACAGCTGAGCAAATTGGAAGATCAGAGGGGTCAGATGTGGGCAAAATAATCTGCGCCCTAGCCGAGGCTACCTTGTTTATAAAGAAGTGCAGAAACCTTTCACACATTTCAAGTGAAGGCTCAAAACTAAGAGCAGAGGGAGAGCTTAAAATAGTCTCAATTGACTTAAACAATATATGTGGTTTCTGATAATTCACCATAATAATGTTTGCAAAGTGTTTCcgctttgcttcttttattgtAAGCTGATATAAGGCCCAGCACTCTCTTAAACTTTGTAAAGAGACCTGTAAGTTATCTTTTTTCCATCTCCGCTCAGCCCTACGACATTCACGCCTCGCAGCACGGGTTTCATCGTTCAACCAGGGTTCAAGCTTTGTCTTAGGATGCTTAATTTTTAGAGGGGCAACAATATCCAAGACAGTCTGACAAGTGGTATGAAACCAAAAACTGAGTTCCTCTACGTATTGGAGTGTCTCGGAATGGAGAACTGATTATAGTAGGTGGAGAACCGTGCTGCCGTGGAAGAATTTAACAAACGAGATGTCTTTGCAGGGACAAGCCCCCTGAATTCATTTCTAGATAAAGAGATGTCAAGCAAACACAACCCCGGCCCTGCCCACATATGTATGAGTATTTTGTTAAAAGTCACACTTTGGCCTTTTGTCCAAACatgaatgctttttttttttttttttttttggccactGAAACTAGAAAATCTCCTTGGCGGGTGAATAGTTTCCTTGTTTACATGGGTTcagggcctttttttttttaccctagATTGTGCTCCGTGTTCTTTTGTAGGCTTTTGATTGACCAACAGTTTCACACATTTAgggttgctttggcatgttcttgacatttttttttctttttcttggtgACAGAAATATTTTTGTATATAAAAATGCCCATGTGTGTGTAAACGTATCGTAAGAGTAGATTCAGCCTCATCtaacaaatcatttttatgtcaCTTTTGCACATCTTGTGATTGTTTCCTGTTTGAGTTAAAGCGAGTCTTTCATATGCGAAGGTCTAGTAAATACTTTTCATTCAAACTATATTTttaacacactgaaaacatattaaaaacacCATCTAATGCTTACTCAGTGAACAATCCTATAGACTATGTTGACTGTGTGATGTCTGCGAGTATGTGTGTACTCATTCACATGTTCGTAccacgtgcatgtgtgtgcatatatttaATGGTTTCCTGCCCTGCAGCGCTGTGGAATTTGTAGCTGATTATATCAGTGATGCCCCCCTCGGTTTCTCTGCTGAAGCTGAGGCTTCACCTCTAGTGGTGTTGGCACCCTCTGTGCCTCCCCTCATATCCTCTTCACCGCAGGTACAGGATGCCACGTCTTAACCTGAGCTACTGTATATCTATAGTTAAAGAGATGAAGGACTGTGGAGAATGACAGCACATAGTGGGAGGACAGATGGAACAGAGATGACGTACACTGAATGCAGGATAAGTGTGAGTGGGAAAGAGACTAACGTGAATCAGTTAGAGGAGCAGTTTTCATTGAGAACTTTTCCTGCTTTAATTTGCATTTGATATTTAAATCCATGTGACAGTAGTGTGGAAGTGGGTGATAACCATTCAAACCAGGCCTGTGGAGATGCTCGGCCATGGACTAGATTACTATTCACCGCCCTGCCTAGTATAATTATTACAACACTACATGACTGATCTATAGTTGTGCTGCTGAGGGGACAATGACTAAAGTGAGTCAGGAATCATTACAACCATAAACATCCACCTCTCAGAGCCACTTAGCAGCAAACCCTCAGTTACCTGACACGGAGGATGGAAAATGAGATGATGCACCTGAGCCCACCTGCAcacctgcttttgtttttcaaagcaaATTAGTCTGATTTCAGACCAAGCTGCAGCCACATCTCATGAAAAAAGCGAAATTCATCATTAGTGCCATGCTGTATAAATTTAGCCAAATTTGAAAACTCTACAGTATCTTTAAGTCATTATAGTTAATGAGGCcatgtatttgttttgttttactttctaCTTTTATTTCAAATTAGTTTATATGGAATCTTATTTCCCCACTGGAAAAAACATTTGTTGCTTTAATAACCATTAATACCTAGAAAATCTGAGACATCAATGTTTTTTAATGGCCTAAACAAGTAAACTATGTAATGTAGGATGGACACGCTGAAACATCTCTCTGGTGTCAACTTGAATCCATATGTTCAGTTAACAtttcaaaaaggaaaaaccaaGGCCAATAAGT
The window above is part of the Maylandia zebra isolate NMK-2024a linkage group LG23, Mzebra_GT3a, whole genome shotgun sequence genome. Proteins encoded here:
- the LOC143412398 gene encoding uncharacterized protein LOC143412398, with the protein product MLEMGSCSVSSQSLTGNHNARSPGGPDYPVGGLAVGAMCGSSTPRHHIIRPSPADCESWQKHRAGLGGGSKLYPESHSLLEPESLSTSYDTLHLSHVSGHAPPLHPNRLGLTLDVVSTFDVGVGMLGVDGDMAVSPNVIKRRRGGLIEQRDIVKAHQAHKIQSTPQARRKEWEMARFGDDVPGLLSSGDGGSERIRNRDGAAVSTGGISPAFKQTKAQRARTMALYNPIPVRENCFTVNRSLFIFGEDNVVRKYAKKITEWPYPFQLHGESTLIQYLHRLV